From the genome of Streptacidiphilus sp. PB12-B1b:
GCGGTGGGGTCCGGAGCGGTTCCCGGGGCCCGTGGTCACCGGCGGGACGCCCGGACAGCCCCTGGCCGGACGGTCGTCCCGGCCGCGGACAGCGCCGCCGTCCCGCCCTGTGGTCCCCCCTCACGACAACGGGGGCTGCGGGGGTGGCAGCTCCGCGGCACCGCGCTCCGCGTTCCCGGGTGGGGGACACGGCGGAGCGGCAGCGTAGGGGCCGGTCCGGGTGGGACCGGCCCCGATGCTGTGCTGCACCCACACCGCCCGGCGGAACCGGGGCTTCTCGGCCAGCCGCTCCCACTGCGGGTCCGGACGCCCGGGCACGGTCCGGCCGGCTTGCTGCCACTGCGCGGCCAACGCGTCGAACAGTGGCGTCGGCGCCTGAAGCAACGTTTCTGCAGGGTTGCGCACCGCTCCCACGGACCGATGCGGCCGGATGTCCACGTCCATGTCCTGGGCAACGAGCCCGGCCCGGCGGCGGGGACGGCGGCCGGGCCGGGTGCGCCCGAACGGATGACACCCGGCGGCGCGGCCGGGGCGCGGGGCCCGGTCCGGGCCCGGCTCCCGCGCGCGGTGGCTACGGTGGGCCGAGCGGCGCAGGCCGACGGCCCGACGCACCGGCCCGACCGCCGCCACTCCCCTGTCGCATCACCGTCACCCGAGGTCGGACCATGAGCCTGAGCATCCGCAACCAGATCCCCGGCACCGTCACCGCGGTCACGCCCGGCGAGGTGATGGCCACCGTGCGGACCCGGCTGGTCGGCGGGCAGGACATCACCTCGGCGATCACCCTGGAGTCGGTGCAGGAGCTGGGCCTGGCCGAGGGCGTTCAGGTCCGCGCCATGGTGAAGTCCACCGAGGTCTCCCTGGCCACCGGGCCGGTCAAGGGCCTGAGCATCCGCAACCAGCTCCCCGGCACGATCACCGCCGTCGCCACCGGCGCGGCCATGGCCACCGTCAAGGTCACCATCGACGGCGGCGAGCTCACCGCGGCGATCACCAGGGAGGCGGTCACCGACCTGGGGCTGGCGCCGGGCATGCCGGTGGTCGCCCTGATCAAGTCCACCGAGGTGGCTCTGGCGACGCCCTGACCCCGGGCGGCGGTGATCCTTCGGCGCGAGGGTTGCCGACGAGATGATCGGACAATCTCATCCAGGACGCCCCTGTCCGGCGTCCGTCTCATCATCCCTTGAGATGCTTCTGAGGCGGTTGTCAGACCCCCCTGCCAAGCTGTGGCCATGGACGATCATGGCATCTGGGGCGGCCCGACCGAGGGCGCGCTGGCACTGCTTCTGACGACCGGGTGGATCGACATCCACCCCGGTTCCCTGCGGATCGAGGAGACCCCCTCCGGCCGCGTCTTCCGAGCCCTCGACCTGGACGGGCACCCGGTCCGGGGGGCGCTCGTCAACGTCTTCAAGATCCGCGGGGCCTCCGCCCTGGCGGCCTGACCGGCCGTCAGCGGCCCCGCGCGGCTCCGGCGCCGCTCACAGCGGGGAGAAAACGGCGTCCGGCGGGGCGTCCTCCGGGTAGACGGTGAAGCTCAGTTGCCTGGTCTGCTCGGAGGGTGTGGTCTCGCCGCAGCGGAACGACGCGTGGATCAGCGCGTGCAACCGGTCGGCCGCGGCCGCCTCGCCGGTCAGCACGACGTGGACGCTGCCCGCGCCGGAGGGCGCCAGTCGGCGCGGTTGCGGGTGGGGCTTGGCGCGGCCCGTCTCAATCAGGTACATGTCGGTGTGGGCCAGGCCGGGCTTGGGCGTC
Proteins encoded in this window:
- a CDS encoding molybdopterin-binding protein, with the translated sequence MSLSIRNQIPGTVTAVTPGEVMATVRTRLVGGQDITSAITLESVQELGLAEGVQVRAMVKSTEVSLATGPVKGLSIRNQLPGTITAVATGAAMATVKVTIDGGELTAAITREAVTDLGLAPGMPVVALIKSTEVALATP